From one Desulfurobacterium pacificum genomic stretch:
- a CDS encoding YceD family protein translates to MKRKVNLNEVTAKEPVKVDTEIQASIMHLPEEEVSKASSFKLHIEITKKPVGYNLKGNIKGEVELTCSRCNEKFMHKIDKDFEYKLLPTSEITGGEIKSSELDVKFSDSDVLDLAEVVEEQIILDLPVKPLCSEDCQLPALEEEKEKSTEDVKSGVDKRWEKLKTLKDKLSKEK, encoded by the coding sequence ATGAAGAGGAAAGTTAATCTTAACGAAGTTACTGCTAAAGAACCTGTCAAGGTAGATACTGAAATTCAGGCTTCTATTATGCATCTTCCTGAGGAGGAAGTTTCTAAAGCTTCTTCTTTCAAACTTCACATTGAGATTACTAAGAAACCTGTTGGATATAACCTCAAGGGTAACATAAAGGGTGAAGTGGAATTAACCTGCAGCAGGTGTAATGAGAAGTTTATGCATAAGATAGATAAAGATTTTGAGTATAAGTTGTTGCCTACTTCTGAAATTACGGGCGGAGAGATAAAATCTTCTGAACTTGATGTAAAATTCTCCGACTCTGACGTTCTTGACCTTGCTGAAGTAGTTGAGGAACAGATTATTCTTGATTTACCGGTTAAACCTTTATGTAGCGAGGATTGCCAATTGCCAGCTTTGGAAGAGGAAAAAGAAAAGAGTACTGAAGACGTTAAGAGTGGTGTTGATAAAAGGTGGGAGAAACTCAAAACACTTAAAGATAAACTATCAAAGGAGAAGTGA
- a CDS encoding riboflavin synthase, with product MFTGLVEEVGKVKSIEKSGSLLKVECEKVIEDAREGDSIAVNGVCLTVIEIGKNFLSFDVSPETLRRSNLSKLKAGSAVNLERALKVGDRLGGHILQGHVDTVVRVVGIRREKGGFYRFTFELPYNFRTLVVEKGSIGIDGISLTVAEVKGNTFSVAVIPHTYENTNLKERKVGDRVNVEFDIIGKYVKAMVEAWR from the coding sequence ATGTTTACAGGATTAGTGGAAGAGGTAGGAAAGGTAAAAAGCATAGAAAAAAGCGGTTCGCTACTGAAAGTAGAGTGCGAAAAAGTGATAGAAGACGCCAGAGAAGGCGACAGTATAGCTGTAAACGGGGTGTGTTTAACCGTTATAGAGATTGGGAAAAACTTTTTAAGTTTTGATGTATCACCAGAAACGCTAAGGAGAAGCAACCTGTCAAAACTGAAAGCGGGAAGTGCCGTTAACCTTGAAAGGGCGTTGAAGGTAGGGGATAGGTTAGGAGGACATATCTTGCAGGGGCACGTTGACACGGTTGTAAGGGTCGTGGGTATAAGGAGAGAAAAGGGGGGATTTTACAGGTTTACGTTTGAACTTCCCTACAACTTTAGAACGCTGGTAGTTGAAAAAGGTTCTATTGGAATAGACGGTATAAGCCTGACCGTTGCAGAAGTTAAAGGAAATACTTTTTCTGTTGCAGTGATACCGCACACCTACGAAAATACCAATCTAAAAGAAAGAAAAGTAGGCGATAGGGTAAACGTTGAGTTTGACATAATTGGAAAATACGTTAAAGCCATGGTGGAAGCATGGAGATAA
- a CDS encoding methylenetetrahydrofolate reductase C-terminal domain-containing protein: protein MVTVKLKPIEEIVKYVNKEWNIGIVGCEIGSSRCKNGGLKEAKELAEALAVNGYAVSLIASPGGTCILERLKRNVLQNIESKCDVVISLACGAGTQVLAENLDIPVITGVDTLFIGAEVDSHTFKEYCIACGDCMISSTGGICPVARCPKSLLNGPCGGAIDGKCEVNPSMPCIWYTIEKKMEELETITSLKLPKPPADYSKSVYPRELKVED from the coding sequence TTGGTTACCGTAAAACTCAAACCAATAGAAGAAATAGTAAAGTATGTGAACAAAGAGTGGAATATCGGAATTGTTGGTTGCGAAATCGGTTCATCAAGGTGTAAAAACGGCGGGCTAAAGGAAGCCAAGGAGTTAGCAGAAGCTTTGGCAGTAAACGGCTATGCAGTGAGTCTTATAGCTTCGCCAGGCGGAACGTGCATATTAGAAAGACTCAAAAGGAACGTTCTACAAAATATAGAAAGCAAATGCGATGTAGTAATCTCTTTAGCCTGCGGCGCAGGAACGCAGGTATTGGCAGAAAACCTTGACATTCCAGTAATAACAGGCGTTGATACCCTCTTCATCGGAGCAGAAGTAGATAGCCATACCTTTAAAGAGTACTGCATTGCCTGCGGCGATTGTATGATTTCTTCAACCGGGGGTATATGTCCAGTAGCAAGATGTCCAAAATCGCTCCTGAACGGTCCGTGCGGAGGAGCAATTGATGGAAAATGTGAAGTAAACCCTTCTATGCCGTGTATCTGGTACACCATTGAGAAGAAAATGGAAGAGTTGGAAACTATTACAAGCCTCAAGTTACCAAAACCTCCTGCTGATTACTCCAAATCTGTTTATCCGCGAGAACTGAAGGTGGAGGACTGA
- a CDS encoding SurA N-terminal domain-containing protein: MKKSILTLSVLLTLSSLSYAKEPTKVVAEVNGIKITEQQLEEALKSVPPNMKNVPNLKGMVLDNLIKEDLLYSEALKENLENDPEVKKALAAAKKRILILYLLKKHVKPPKVEISDAEVKAFYEKNKKVFSMNGKPIDFNSLKPRLKEVLLENKRKEAYIKSLNEYIKKLKTSSKVKVFTNK; this comes from the coding sequence TTGAAAAAGTCAATTTTAACGCTATCAGTTTTGCTAACACTTTCCTCTCTATCTTATGCCAAAGAACCCACAAAAGTTGTTGCAGAGGTAAACGGCATAAAAATTACTGAACAGCAACTTGAAGAAGCCTTAAAAAGCGTTCCTCCAAATATGAAGAACGTACCAAATTTAAAAGGGATGGTTTTAGACAATCTCATTAAAGAGGACCTGCTTTACTCAGAAGCGTTAAAAGAAAACCTTGAAAACGACCCCGAAGTTAAAAAGGCACTCGCAGCAGCAAAGAAGAGGATACTGATACTTTACTTACTTAAAAAACACGTTAAGCCTCCCAAAGTGGAAATTAGCGATGCTGAAGTCAAAGCCTTTTACGAAAAGAACAAAAAAGTTTTCAGCATGAACGGAAAACCGATTGACTTCAATTCCCTAAAACCAAGACTAAAAGAAGTACTATTAGAAAACAAACGTAAGGAAGCTTACATAAAAAGCTTAAACGAGTACATCAAAAAGCTAAAAACCTCAAGCAAGGTAAAAGTATTTACCAACAAGTAA
- a CDS encoding methylenetetrahydrofolate reductase — MTLREKLDSNTFIITAEIAPPRGINWEKTIKEIEPLRDKVDAFNVTDCQRSMLRMSSIAMSKILLDNGFDPILQITCRDRNRIALQSELLGAAAFGIQNVCLMTGDFTTLGDVPQAKPVFDVDSVQLIKSVSDMNKGKLINGKDLDKPTSFTIGAVYNPFAGPPKLQVWKLEKKIRAGATFIQTQPVYDVKKAKEVTEIIRDLGGKAIIGLLPIRSVKMANFIEKLNPGSVPENLKKAIENAEKPAEYGWKYTIELAKAISEFADGVHFMLVGKVKELADFITYLRNNHRRL, encoded by the coding sequence TTGACTCTGCGCGAAAAACTCGACAGCAACACGTTCATCATAACTGCTGAAATAGCACCTCCAAGAGGGATTAACTGGGAAAAAACGATAAAAGAGATTGAACCCCTCCGCGATAAGGTTGATGCCTTTAATGTAACAGATTGTCAACGTTCAATGCTCAGAATGTCCTCAATAGCAATGTCAAAAATACTGTTGGACAATGGATTTGACCCCATCCTTCAAATAACCTGTAGAGATAGAAACAGAATCGCCCTGCAATCAGAACTTTTAGGAGCAGCTGCTTTTGGCATTCAAAACGTTTGTTTAATGACAGGGGACTTCACCACTTTAGGAGATGTACCGCAGGCAAAACCGGTCTTTGATGTAGACTCCGTTCAGCTAATAAAAAGCGTTAGCGACATGAACAAAGGAAAACTTATCAACGGAAAAGATTTAGATAAACCTACTTCTTTTACCATAGGTGCGGTTTACAACCCTTTCGCAGGTCCTCCAAAACTCCAAGTATGGAAATTGGAAAAAAAGATAAGAGCTGGAGCAACGTTCATACAGACGCAACCTGTTTACGATGTAAAAAAGGCAAAAGAGGTAACAGAAATAATCAGGGATTTAGGAGGAAAAGCCATAATTGGACTACTGCCTATCAGAAGCGTCAAGATGGCTAACTTTATAGAGAAGTTAAATCCAGGTTCTGTCCCAGAAAACCTAAAAAAAGCGATAGAAAACGCTGAAAAGCCTGCAGAATATGGATGGAAATATACAATTGAATTAGCAAAAGCGATATCGGAGTTTGCCGACGGTGTTCATTTCATGCTGGTAGGAAAGGTAAAAGAGTTGGCAGATTTCATAACTTACTTGAGGAATAACCATAGGAGACTATGA
- a CDS encoding foldase protein PrsA: MSRNLVIFLISIFIFSMPATAKIVDYIAAIVNGEPVLYSEIVKFAKENGIDDLEKARDKVIERKILLTQAQSEGLKVTDKELNAALEDLAKRSGAKNIAEFKKMLQSQGISFEDLKENLKEQLLIAKLIARDVKSKINVSDVEIQKICSSLKSHPVRTVYYIYTKSKEKAQKALELLKQGVPFEKVAKELSEDPTTAQNGGYVGKVTKGSLIKPLDIAVWSTKPGTYKLVETKNGYYIVFVKSQETPSCNEEEIRRRLFVQKFQKALKDYIDNLKRTASVKVYM, from the coding sequence ATGAGTAGGAACCTGGTAATATTTCTTATCTCCATATTCATTTTCTCTATGCCTGCCACTGCCAAAATTGTAGATTACATAGCTGCCATCGTTAACGGAGAACCTGTACTTTATAGTGAAATAGTAAAGTTCGCCAAAGAAAACGGAATAGATGACCTTGAAAAAGCAAGAGATAAGGTAATAGAAAGAAAAATCCTCCTCACCCAAGCCCAATCCGAAGGACTAAAAGTAACAGACAAAGAACTCAACGCAGCTTTAGAAGACTTAGCAAAAAGAAGTGGTGCGAAGAACATCGCTGAATTTAAAAAGATGCTCCAATCTCAAGGAATATCCTTTGAAGACCTTAAGGAAAATTTGAAAGAACAACTACTAATAGCAAAGCTAATTGCAAGAGACGTTAAATCCAAAATCAATGTATCCGATGTAGAAATCCAGAAAATATGCAGCAGTTTAAAATCCCACCCCGTAAGAACCGTTTACTACATATATACTAAGAGTAAAGAAAAAGCCCAAAAGGCACTTGAACTCTTAAAACAAGGAGTTCCATTTGAAAAAGTAGCCAAAGAGCTATCAGAGGACCCTACAACAGCCCAAAATGGCGGATACGTAGGAAAGGTAACGAAGGGTTCGTTAATTAAACCTCTTGACATAGCCGTATGGTCAACAAAACCTGGAACTTACAAGTTAGTAGAAACGAAAAACGGCTACTACATTGTCTTCGTTAAATCGCAAGAAACGCCATCCTGCAACGAAGAGGAAATTAGAAGACGTCTTTTCGTCCAAAAGTTCCAGAAAGCGCTCAAAGATTACATAGACAACCTGAAAAGAACCGCAAGCGTTAAGGTTTACATGTAG
- the fabK gene encoding enoyl-[acyl-carrier-protein] reductase FabK codes for MLKTRVCEILGIEYPILQGGMAWIADAELAAAVSNAGGLGIIAGGNRSADELREEIRKCKELTDKPFGVNIMLMMPNAEEIINVCLEEEVPVVTTGAGNPGKYIPAFKEKGIKVIPVVASDALAKRMERIGVDAVIAEGMEAGGHIGKLTTMVLIPAIVRAVNIPVIAAGGIALGEQAAAAFALGAEGIQVGTRFLAAKECNIHPKYKEKILKARFNQVTVTGITTGHPVRLLENKLTKKFAELEFSGAPKEELEELGRGRLRLAAEQGDVEWGSVMAGQVVGYVNKEETAEEIIKDIMEGAEKRLKEMCNRFFGE; via the coding sequence ATGCTTAAAACGAGGGTTTGTGAGATTTTAGGGATTGAGTATCCCATACTACAGGGGGGAATGGCTTGGATAGCCGATGCAGAATTGGCAGCAGCAGTGTCAAACGCTGGCGGTCTTGGAATTATTGCCGGCGGGAACAGGAGCGCCGACGAGTTAAGGGAAGAGATTAGAAAGTGTAAGGAACTTACCGATAAGCCTTTCGGCGTTAACATAATGCTTATGATGCCAAACGCAGAAGAGATAATAAACGTCTGTCTTGAAGAAGAAGTTCCAGTTGTAACCACAGGAGCGGGAAATCCGGGTAAGTATATTCCAGCCTTCAAAGAGAAGGGAATAAAGGTGATTCCCGTTGTTGCCAGCGATGCCTTGGCTAAAAGGATGGAAAGGATAGGTGTTGACGCTGTAATAGCCGAAGGAATGGAAGCTGGAGGTCACATAGGAAAGCTAACTACTATGGTTCTTATACCTGCGATAGTAAGAGCAGTAAATATTCCCGTGATTGCTGCCGGAGGTATAGCTTTAGGTGAGCAGGCAGCGGCAGCTTTCGCTTTAGGAGCTGAAGGTATTCAGGTAGGAACGAGGTTTTTAGCTGCAAAAGAGTGCAACATCCATCCAAAATATAAAGAAAAGATACTTAAAGCGCGTTTTAATCAGGTTACGGTTACAGGAATTACCACAGGTCATCCTGTAAGACTTCTTGAAAATAAACTTACTAAAAAATTTGCAGAACTTGAGTTTTCCGGTGCACCGAAAGAAGAACTTGAAGAACTTGGAAGAGGCAGGTTAAGGCTTGCTGCTGAACAGGGCGACGTTGAGTGGGGTTCCGTAATGGCAGGTCAGGTTGTTGGCTACGTTAACAAAGAAGAAACTGCCGAAGAGATAATCAAAGATATTATGGAAGGCGCAGAGAAGAGACTGAAAGAGATGTGTAACAGATTCTTCGGGGAGTAG
- a CDS encoding Ppx/GppA phosphatase family protein, with translation MRLATIDIGTNSTRLLISESDERGKIKQLLKLGRVTRLGKGVKKTGRLSKESIEKTIVALKEFKQVIEQYKVDKVIVATTEAARLAENADEFLNRVRELGFEIEILSDKEEAELVFKANVLSFNVHGRAMTVDLGGGSTEIVYGTPNKIEYLESLKFGVVTLYEEFLKSDPPTEEELSQLESFIREKLLEVKKYIKEPDFEVFAVGGTITSVVAMEEEMEVYKPEIVHGYRVTKAMVEKWYKKLISLTESERKKVKGLEENRSDVIIPGLAFFKVFCEVFNKESLTVSEHGLLYGLALKEVEKCLKKE, from the coding sequence TTGAGGTTAGCCACCATAGATATAGGAACAAACTCAACGCGTCTTCTGATAAGCGAATCGGATGAAAGAGGAAAAATCAAGCAGCTGTTGAAGTTAGGTAGGGTTACCCGATTAGGGAAGGGAGTTAAAAAAACGGGAAGGCTTTCAAAGGAAAGTATTGAGAAAACGATTGTTGCCCTTAAAGAGTTTAAGCAAGTAATAGAGCAGTATAAGGTAGATAAGGTTATAGTTGCAACGACAGAAGCCGCAAGGCTTGCAGAAAACGCTGATGAATTTTTAAATAGAGTAAGAGAACTTGGATTTGAAATAGAGATACTGAGCGACAAAGAAGAAGCCGAACTTGTTTTTAAAGCTAACGTTCTCTCTTTTAACGTTCATGGTAGAGCTATGACCGTTGATTTGGGGGGTGGCAGTACAGAAATCGTTTACGGAACGCCGAACAAAATTGAATACCTTGAAAGCCTGAAGTTTGGCGTTGTTACTCTGTATGAAGAGTTTTTAAAGAGCGACCCTCCCACAGAAGAAGAGCTATCCCAATTAGAATCTTTCATAAGGGAGAAACTTTTAGAAGTAAAAAAATACATTAAAGAACCCGATTTTGAAGTGTTTGCCGTTGGTGGAACGATTACATCGGTTGTAGCTATGGAAGAAGAGATGGAAGTTTACAAGCCCGAGATTGTTCACGGCTACAGAGTAACAAAGGCTATGGTAGAAAAGTGGTATAAGAAGCTTATTTCTTTAACTGAATCTGAAAGAAAGAAAGTTAAAGGTTTAGAGGAAAATCGGTCAGATGTTATCATTCCAGGTCTTGCTTTCTTTAAAGTTTTTTGTGAAGTTTTCAATAAAGAAAGTTTGACTGTCAGCGAACACGGATTACTTTACGGACTTGCACTGAAGGAGGTAGAAAAGTGTCTGAAAAAAGAATAG
- the rpmF gene encoding 50S ribosomal protein L32 — MAVPKRKVSRTRRDKRRTHWKAKMPAISTCPNCLQPKLPHRVCKYCGYYKGETVIEVEE; from the coding sequence ATGGCAGTTCCAAAGAGAAAAGTTTCAAGAACGAGAAGAGACAAGAGAAGAACGCACTGGAAAGCTAAGATGCCTGCAATCTCTACGTGTCCAAACTGCCTTCAACCAAAACTTCCTCACAGAGTTTGTAAGTACTGTGGTTACTACAAAGGAGAGACAGTAATTGAGGTAGAAGAGTAA
- a CDS encoding beta-ketoacyl-ACP synthase III, producing MGIRLVSTGSYLPEKILTNHDLEEMVETSDEWITTRTGIKERRISEKETTAELAYKASLNIPDLNPEELELILVATATPDAFFPSTACKLQALLGNKNSVAFDISAACTGFIYALYVADSIMRTKGVSKALIVGAERFSKILDWSDRTTCILFGDGAGAVLLEKSEEEGILGFDLGADGSYGDLLYVNSVGSNENPPYHLKMKGNEVFKVAVRTMVDSAKRVLEKTGVSPEEISLLIPHQANVRIINAVAERLGIDKSKVFVNLDKYGNTSAASIPIALDEAVKSGAAKKGDLILFVAFGGGFTWGSCLIRL from the coding sequence ATGGGAATAAGGTTAGTTTCAACCGGTTCGTATCTTCCGGAAAAAATCCTCACCAACCACGACCTTGAAGAAATGGTAGAAACTTCTGATGAGTGGATAACGACGAGGACGGGCATAAAGGAAAGGAGAATCAGCGAGAAGGAAACAACGGCAGAGTTAGCATATAAAGCCTCACTGAACATTCCTGACTTAAACCCTGAAGAGCTTGAGCTGATTCTTGTTGCTACTGCCACGCCTGATGCTTTTTTTCCCTCTACAGCCTGTAAGTTGCAGGCACTTCTTGGAAATAAAAATTCTGTAGCTTTTGACATTTCAGCTGCCTGTACCGGATTCATTTACGCCCTTTACGTAGCCGATTCAATAATGAGAACTAAAGGCGTTTCAAAGGCGCTGATTGTAGGGGCGGAGAGGTTCTCAAAGATTCTTGACTGGAGTGACAGAACTACCTGTATTCTGTTTGGAGACGGTGCCGGTGCGGTTTTGCTTGAAAAGTCGGAAGAAGAGGGGATTTTAGGATTTGACCTCGGAGCTGACGGAAGCTACGGCGATTTACTCTACGTTAACTCTGTAGGAAGTAACGAAAATCCCCCCTACCACCTCAAAATGAAAGGAAACGAGGTTTTCAAAGTAGCTGTTAGAACCATGGTTGACTCAGCTAAAAGAGTTCTTGAAAAAACCGGCGTTTCACCTGAAGAGATTTCTCTTCTTATTCCTCATCAGGCTAACGTAAGGATAATAAACGCCGTTGCCGAAAGGCTTGGAATAGATAAAAGTAAAGTTTTCGTTAACCTTGATAAATATGGCAATACAAGTGCAGCTTCCATTCCCATAGCGTTAGATGAAGCGGTGAAGAGCGGTGCTGCTAAGAAAGGAGACCTAATTCTTTTTGTTGCTTTCGGAGGAGGATTTACCTGGGGTTCTTGCCTTATAAGGTTATAA
- a CDS encoding UDP-glucose dehydrogenase family protein, with product MSEKRIAVIGTGYVGLVSGACFAYLGHKVIGLDIDAEKIEKLKNGEIPIYEPGLDRILNQAIESGNIEFTTDYAYAVKNSDFIFIAVGTPSKIDGSADLSYVKTAYDRIAELIDENDFKVIVNKSTVPVGTGRWAKKYIANLLKERGIKNPEERFEIVSNPEFLREGKAVEDFMNPDRVVVGADNRDVAGMVASLYEKLQPAMLITDLPTAEMIKYASNAFLATKISFINEIANVCEKVGADVTVVARGMGLDHRISPYFLNAGCGFGGSCFPKDVKALIYTAKEVGEEPELLNSVIDVNERQKLKPVEKLLKHIPDLKGKTIAVWGLAFKPETDDMREAPSIPIIKKLLELGATVKAYDPVAIPNAKAVFEQELKAYKGKLQFTETKEEAVQDADALLLVTEWNEFKDVNFDKLRGKVVIDGRNLWEPSIVRQFCKYESIGRP from the coding sequence GTGTCTGAAAAAAGAATAGCCGTAATAGGAACAGGATATGTAGGGCTTGTATCAGGAGCTTGCTTTGCCTACTTGGGACACAAAGTCATAGGACTTGACATAGACGCGGAGAAAATAGAAAAACTAAAAAACGGAGAAATTCCCATATACGAACCGGGACTGGACAGAATACTCAACCAGGCAATTGAATCTGGAAACATTGAATTCACAACCGATTACGCCTACGCCGTAAAGAACTCAGACTTCATCTTCATTGCGGTAGGAACTCCCTCAAAAATAGACGGTTCAGCAGACCTATCTTACGTAAAAACTGCCTACGACAGAATTGCCGAACTTATAGATGAAAATGACTTTAAAGTTATCGTTAACAAATCCACCGTACCTGTAGGAACGGGCAGATGGGCAAAAAAATACATAGCTAACCTATTAAAAGAAAGAGGAATAAAAAATCCCGAAGAAAGATTTGAAATCGTATCCAACCCTGAATTCTTAAGAGAAGGAAAAGCAGTTGAAGACTTCATGAATCCAGACAGAGTAGTAGTAGGAGCTGACAACAGAGACGTAGCAGGAATGGTAGCCTCTCTCTACGAAAAACTCCAGCCTGCAATGCTCATAACCGACCTACCAACTGCCGAAATGATTAAATACGCCTCAAACGCCTTTTTAGCAACAAAAATTTCCTTCATAAACGAAATAGCAAACGTATGCGAAAAAGTAGGAGCTGACGTCACAGTAGTTGCAAGAGGAATGGGACTTGACCACAGAATAAGCCCTTACTTCTTAAACGCCGGTTGCGGCTTTGGCGGTAGCTGCTTCCCAAAAGACGTAAAAGCCCTAATATACACTGCTAAAGAAGTTGGAGAAGAACCTGAACTGCTAAACTCCGTAATAGATGTCAATGAAAGACAGAAGCTAAAACCTGTTGAGAAACTGCTGAAGCACATTCCTGACCTAAAAGGTAAAACAATTGCCGTTTGGGGACTTGCCTTTAAGCCAGAAACAGACGACATGAGGGAAGCACCTTCCATTCCTATTATTAAAAAGCTGTTAGAGTTGGGAGCAACGGTTAAGGCTTACGACCCTGTTGCTATTCCGAACGCTAAGGCTGTTTTTGAGCAAGAGTTAAAGGCTTACAAGGGTAAACTTCAGTTTACAGAAACAAAAGAAGAAGCGGTTCAAGATGCAGATGCGCTTTTACTGGTTACAGAATGGAATGAATTTAAAGACGTTAATTTTGATAAACTAAGAGGTAAAGTTGTGATTGACGGCAGAAACCTTTGGGAACCGTCAATCGTAAGGCAGTTCTGTAAATACGAAAGTATAGGGAGACCGTAG
- the plsX gene encoding phosphate acyltransferase PlsX, translating into MRVVLDAMGGDNAPQVPVRGAVQAAKELGVEVILTGKRELIEDELSKYSYSGNLIKVVDAPESISMDEQPSKALKKKNSSVHVGMSLIKNKEADAFVSAGNTGAVMAISVFSLGRLKGVERPAISTVLPNLKGHTFLLDVGANVDCKPHHLLQFAVMGEAYAKYVLGDENPRIGLLNIGEEETKGNELTKEAYKLLKKASEKGLNFVGNAEGRDIYSGDFDVIVCDGFVGNVALKLSESLAKILAKILKEEIENHFISRLGAITLKPAIKSFKKRIDYAEWGGAPLLGVKAPVIISHGSSNAKAIKNAIKVACQFAESNLNSYIEKNIEKYG; encoded by the coding sequence ATGAGGGTGGTTCTGGATGCTATGGGGGGTGATAACGCCCCCCAAGTTCCTGTAAGGGGAGCAGTTCAGGCTGCAAAAGAGTTAGGAGTAGAGGTAATCTTAACTGGGAAGAGGGAGTTAATTGAGGATGAACTTTCTAAATATTCGTACTCCGGTAATTTAATAAAGGTGGTTGATGCTCCTGAATCCATTTCTATGGATGAGCAACCTTCAAAAGCTTTAAAGAAAAAGAATTCATCCGTTCACGTTGGTATGTCTTTAATTAAAAACAAAGAGGCAGATGCTTTTGTTAGTGCCGGGAATACCGGTGCAGTTATGGCTATTTCTGTTTTTTCTTTAGGAAGGCTTAAAGGGGTAGAAAGACCTGCAATATCAACTGTCTTACCTAATTTGAAGGGACATACTTTTCTATTAGACGTTGGTGCTAACGTTGATTGTAAACCTCATCATCTTTTGCAGTTTGCTGTAATGGGTGAGGCTTACGCTAAGTACGTTTTGGGTGATGAAAATCCCCGCATCGGTCTCCTCAACATCGGCGAGGAAGAAACCAAAGGAAACGAGTTAACGAAAGAAGCTTATAAACTTTTAAAGAAGGCTTCCGAAAAAGGGCTCAACTTTGTCGGTAACGCTGAAGGAAGGGATATCTATTCTGGCGATTTTGATGTAATTGTATGTGACGGATTTGTTGGTAACGTTGCGCTTAAACTCAGCGAGAGCCTTGCAAAAATCTTAGCTAAAATTTTGAAAGAGGAGATAGAAAACCACTTTATATCCCGCTTAGGTGCCATAACGTTGAAACCTGCGATAAAGAGCTTTAAAAAGAGGATAGACTACGCTGAGTGGGGTGGAGCGCCGCTACTTGGAGTTAAAGCGCCTGTTATAATATCTCACGGTAGTTCAAATGCCAAGGCTATCAAGAACGCTATAAAGGTGGCCTGCCAGTTTGCAGAGAGTAACCTTAACAGCTACATAGAAAAGAATATAGAGAAATACGGGTAG
- a CDS encoding aminotransferase class I/II-fold pyridoxal phosphate-dependent enzyme, with product MEIKPFYVMEILEKAKELERKGKEIIHFEVGEPDLPVPEKVKKEAIKALNEMEMKYTESTGILPLKEKITEYYCETYGVNASPEQVIITPGSSPALLAVLKVIGEKLGEIAYTDPGYPCYKNMLNFLKVKSRKIDVRAENGFEIPVNEIESPAMIINSPANPTGKILSRERIKKLSEKCFLISDEIYHGLTYGKRAISALEVTEECCVVGGFSKFFLMTGWRVGWVIVPKWMVKEITAILQNIVISPPTVSQIAALKCFDEEVLEELKENVKVFEKRRNLMLKGIQELGFKVPVKPEGAFYIYADCSKFSNDSYSFTSRILEKAGVAITPGIDFGENETDRFVRFSYCTDENKIEKGLEKLYKHLK from the coding sequence ATGGAGATAAAACCTTTTTACGTGATGGAAATACTTGAGAAGGCAAAGGAGTTAGAAAGAAAAGGGAAAGAAATTATTCACTTTGAAGTCGGCGAACCAGACCTGCCTGTGCCAGAAAAAGTTAAAAAGGAAGCAATAAAAGCTTTAAATGAAATGGAAATGAAGTACACGGAAAGCACGGGAATTTTGCCGCTAAAGGAAAAGATAACAGAGTATTACTGCGAAACTTACGGTGTTAACGCTTCTCCTGAACAGGTAATTATTACACCGGGAAGTTCACCTGCCCTCCTTGCAGTTCTAAAAGTAATAGGTGAAAAACTTGGAGAGATAGCCTATACTGACCCTGGATATCCCTGCTACAAGAATATGCTCAACTTTCTAAAAGTTAAAAGTAGGAAAATTGACGTTCGTGCAGAAAACGGTTTTGAGATACCTGTCAACGAAATAGAAAGCCCTGCAATGATTATTAATTCACCTGCCAACCCGACGGGAAAAATTCTTTCCAGAGAAAGAATAAAGAAATTATCTGAAAAATGCTTTTTAATTTCTGACGAGATATACCACGGGTTAACCTACGGCAAGAGGGCAATTTCAGCTTTGGAAGTTACGGAAGAATGTTGTGTGGTGGGGGGATTTTCAAAGTTTTTCCTCATGACAGGATGGAGAGTGGGCTGGGTTATCGTTCCGAAGTGGATGGTTAAAGAAATCACGGCAATTCTCCAGAACATCGTAATTTCACCACCTACAGTTTCGCAGATTGCTGCACTTAAGTGCTTTGACGAGGAAGTTTTAGAAGAACTCAAAGAAAACGTAAAGGTTTTTGAAAAGAGAAGAAACCTCATGCTTAAAGGCATTCAAGAGTTAGGGTTTAAAGTTCCTGTAAAACCTGAAGGAGCTTTTTACATCTACGCCGACTGCTCTAAGTTTTCAAACGATAGCTATTCTTTCACCTCAAGAATTCTTGAAAAAGCAGGAGTAGCTATAACTCCTGGAATAGATTTTGGTGAGAATGAAACAGATAGGTTTGTAAGATTCTCTTACTGCACAGATGAAAATAAAATAGAAAAAGGATTGGAAAAACTCTACAAACACTTAAAATAG